A single genomic interval of Osmerus eperlanus chromosome 14, fOsmEpe2.1, whole genome shotgun sequence harbors:
- the prmt9 gene encoding protein arginine N-methyltransferase 9, producing MPNANTRQKRGRRHRRAPREDPARNELVSRSLESAQQCLFNQDYGTAFVHYLLVLNLAPVLKDFARESFRFTLFKWADELDSLGRIQDLFDCYEQALELFPVDEVIINSMGEHLFRMGFRDEAASHFHKALKLKPDFPEARENFYRVANWLVERWHFLMLNDRRRNQKYQQAIQKAVEGGCNTILDIGTGTGILGMCAKKAGASEVYACELSKTMYDLACEVVAANGMNGHIKILHMKSLEMEVPKDIPRRVSLVVTETVDAGLFGEGIIESLIHAWNHLLLPPQSSEEQSSGPSLTGRVIPAGATVFGMAIQSQEIRRHHRLCVSEVGGLSIAAAGELHSPVSCGAADLDDSTEPYTTERLSRLPGGYTPLTKPFTALDIDFNNVQELEGLSSREVRRVRLPVTQGGLLDALAVWFQLHLDQESSLSTGPQEDTCWEQAIYPVQTPHNVTLEPGDELIVDVSCSDAYLRLCSVAVLRDGIELSLEERLNSPHSGPNPDQGLSPTFNPEAELCSALASLQTDHCQPAESCMLESSEMALLNNKPYHDSFRQALAKLVSSLKAAQNQGAEVKPNDPSDPFYVLDVSEGFSLLSLMAASQGQVKAFSSVEKSQHQKVLGRLAQANGVPEKALEFWLNHVEEDQPMLQRPSREKLWSAIILDCVETCGLIRQKLMEKASLARCLLEDGGQIFPERILVYGMLVESDTLLLESAVQGKEPTLGFNIAPFINQFTVPVHVFLDFSTLECRHLSESVELFVLDLMNTTANYTNRDVKVQATSSGRVTAVPFWYQIHLDRDICISTFSRDSHWKQAAVVLHQPLEVRAGDWIRLAVQLHKSSISISAQIEEREGRSVAMDSTRESTP from the exons ATGCCTAATGCCAATACAAGACAGAAGCGGGGGAGACGGCACCGTCGGGCGCCAAGAGAAGACCCAGCCAGGAATGAGCTGGTGTCCAGGTCATTAGAGAGTGCACAGCAATGTCTGTTCAACCAGGACTACGGAACTGCCTTTGTACACTATCTACTGGTCCTCAATCTTGCTCCGGTGCTGAAGGACTTTGCTAGA GAATCCTTCCGGTTCACCCTCTTCAAATGGGCTGATGAATTGGATTCTTTGGGCCGTATACAGGACCTCTTTGACTGCTATGAGCAAGCCCTGGAGCTCTTTCCTGTCGATGAGGTCATCATCAACAGTATGGGGGAGCACTTGTTCAG AATGGGATTCAGGGACGAAGCAGCCAGTCATTTTCATAAAGCCTTGAAGCTCAAACCAGACTTCCCAGAGGCCAGGGAGAACTTCTATCGCGTGGCTAACTGGCTGGTGGAGCGTTGGCACTTCCTGATGCTGAATGACCGTAGGAGGAATCAGAAGTACCAGCAGGCCATCCAGAAGGCGGTGGAGGGAGGCTGCAACACGATTCTGGACATAGGCACTGGCACCGGAATACTAGG TATGTGTGCTAAGAAGGCGGGGGCTTCTGAAGTGTATGCTTGTGAGCTGTCTAAGACCATGTACGATCTGGCCTGTGAGGTGGTCGCTGCTAATGGCATGAACGGACACATCAAGATACTCCACATGAAGTCGCTAGAGATGGAGGTGCCCAAGGACATCCCTAGGCG GGTGTCGTTGGTGGTGACCGAGACGGTTGATGCGGGGCTGTTTGGAGAAGGGATCATCGAAAGCCTTATCCATGCCTGGAACCACCTGCTTCTGCCTCCACAG AGTTCTGAGGAACAATCCAGTGGCCCCTCTCTGACAGGCCGGGTAATCCCTGCTGGGGCTACAGTGTTCGGCATGGCTATCCAGTCTCAGGAGATCCGCCGGCACCATCG gctgtgtgtgtcggAGGTGGGGGGCTTGTCCATAGCGGCTGCAGGGGAGCTCCACAGCCCAGTTAGCTGTGGAGCTGCCGATTTGGATGACTCCACGGAGCCCTACACGACAGAGAGGCTGAGCAGGCTGCCTGGCGGGTACACCCCCCTCACCAAACCTTTCACTGCTCTGGACATAGACTTCAACAATGTGCAG GAGCTGGAGGGTCTGAGCTCCAGAGAGGTGCGGAGGGTTCGTCTTCCTGTGACCCAGGGGGGTCTGCTGGACGCGCTGGCTGTGTGGTTCCAGCTCCATCTGGACCAGGAGAGCAGCTTGTCCACAGGGCCTCAGGAAGACACCTGTTGGGAGCAAGCCATCTACCCAGTGCAGACCCCACACA ATGTCACACTAGAGCCTGGAGATGAGCTGATCGTGGACGTCTCCTGCAGCGATGCTTACCTGAGGCTCTGCAGTGTCGCCGTACTGAGAGACGGAATTGAGCTTAGCCTGGAAGAGCGTCTGAACTCGCCTCACTCTGGTCCTAATCCCGATCAGGGCTTGAGCCCAACCTTCAACCCTGAGGCGGAACTCTGCAGTGCCCTAGCCAGCCTCCAGACAGACCACTGCCAGCCCGCAGAGTCCTGTATGCTTGAGAGCTCAGAGATGGCTCTCCTCAACAACAAGCCCTACCACGACAGTTTCCGCCAAGCGCTAGCCAAACTCGTATCCAGCCTGAAGGCTGCCCAGAACCAGGGCGCAGAGGTCAAACCCAACGACCCCTCTGACCCCTTCTACGTCCTCGATGTGTCCGAAGGCTTCTCCCTGCTCTCACTGATGGCGGCCAGCCAGGGCCAGGTGAAGGCCTTCAGCTCAGTGGAGAAGAGCCAGCACCAGAAGGTTCTGGGGAGGCTTGCACAGGCCAACGGCGTCCCTGAAAAGGCCCTCGAGTTCTGGCTCAACCATGTGGAGGAAGACCAGCCCATGCTCCAGAGACCCTCCAGGGAGAAGCTGTGGAGTGCCATCATATTAGACTGTGTGGAGACCTGTGGACTCATCAGGCAGAAGCTGATGGAAAAAGCTTCCCTGGCCAG GTGCCTATTGGAGGATGGGGGCCAGATCTTCCCAGAGCGGATCTTGGTGTACGGCATGTTGGTGGAGTCTGACACTCTGCTGCTGGAGAGTGCTGTACAAGGCAAGGAGCCCACACTAGGCTTCAACATTGCTCCCTTCATCAATCAGTTCACT GTCCCTGTTCATGTGTTTCTGGACTTTTCTACTCTGGAGTGCCGGCATCTAAGCGAGTCTGTGGAGCTCTTTGTACTGGATCTCATGAACACAACCGCCAACTACACAAACCGAGATGTCAAG GTCCAGGCTACCTCGTCAGGAAGGGTGACGGCCGTCCCCTTCTGGTACCAGATTCATCTGGACCGGGACATCTGCATCAGCACCTTCAGCCGGGACTCCCACTGGAAACAAGCCGCCGTGGTGCTCCACCAGCccctggaggtgagggctggggacTGGATACGCCTGGCCGTGCAGCTCCACAAGAGCAGCATCTCTATATCTGCCCAGATAGAGGAGCGAGAGGGCAGATCTGTGGCTATGGACTCTACCAGGGAGTCGACTCCATAA